The Acidobacteriota bacterium region AGGGAATCGTGTTCTCGATGCGATGCGGATTGTCGCCGATCTTGCGAATCGCGCGTCCGTCGTTGTTTACACGATCGATCCGCGCGGAGTTATCGATCCGACGATGGCCAATGCTTTCGACGATATTCGCCGAGTCGTTCCGGACAGTCCGGGAGCGGGTCGATTCGACGAAGGACCGAGAGAAAAGCGTGCGGCCGACTTCCGGGAATCGCAATTGAGCCTTAACTTCCTGGCGGCCGAAACGGGCGGGCTTTCCATCAAGAACCAGAACTTCTTTGAGCGCGGATTGTTGCGGGTCGTCGAGGATCAGAGCAGCTATTATCTTCTCGGCTACGAACCCGACGAGAATCTGTTCGATCCCAAAAAGAGCAAGTTCAACAGACTCGAGGTTCGCGTCACCCGTCCGGGCGTGAAGGTCCGTTATCGAAGCGGCTTTTTCGGAATTACCGACCAGACGCTGCGTAACGCGACCGTAGCGCCGCAGCAAAAGATCATTTCCGCGCTTGTCTCGCCGTTTGAGGTCAACGAAGTGAATCTTAGCGTCTATCCGGTTTTCGACAACGATCCGAAACGGGGCGATTTGATTCAAGCCCTGGTTCACATTGATGCGAACGACATCGTTTTTTCGGAATCGAACGGAAATCGCAAGGCAAATTTCGATCTGATCGCAATGACTTTTGGCACTAACGGCACGCCGGTGGACCAGTATTCGAGAAACTACACGATCGAGGTCAGCGAGCGTGCGTACCGGAATATGCTCAAAAACGGTTTTGTCTATTCGCATACCGTTCCGATCAAGAAGAACGGCGCATACCAGTTTCGCATTGCGCTTCGCGACACTGTCACGGACAAGGTCGGGTCGGCATCGCAGTTCATCGAAGTTCCGGATGTAAAAAAACGTCTCGTGATGTCGAATTTGGTTCTCGATGCCTTCTCGCAGGACGAATGGGCCAAGTTCAGGGCGGGCGGAAGCCGCGATGAGAGTGAACGGAGTGTTCTGCTCGACGCCGCGGTCCGCAAGTTTCGACGAGATTCGATAATCCGATTCGACTATGTCATTTACAATCCGAAACGCTCAACGGCGCTCGAATCGCAAACGCGTTTGATTCACGACGGAAAGGTCATTTTCGAAGAAACGCCGAAGCCTGTAAGAACCTCCGGTCTGAAGGATCTTTCCAGAATTGAAAGCGCCGGCGGACTAAGCATCGGCAACTCGCTCGAACCCGGCAGCTACATCCTGCAAGTTGTGGTTTTTGACAGATCCGACGAGAAAAGGTTCACGGCGCAGTTTGTTGAATTCGAAGTTGTTGACTGAACTCGGTCGTCATTCGTTTCCAGAAGGTTGAGTTGCATCCGAACGATTGGTTAATATCCGACTGGCAAACGACAAATGGCAACTCAATCCGAACAGATCCGAAACCTCATTGTCGGCACGGCCGGCCACATCGATCACGGGAAAACCGCGCTCGTCAAGGCGCTGACCGGCGTCGATGCCGACCGTTTTCCCGAAGAAAAGCAGCGCGGAATCACGATCGACATCGGTTTTGCCGAACTCGAACTCGGAGACGTCCGGATCGGTTTCGTCGACGTTCCGGGTCACGAAAAGTTCGTCAAGAATATGCTCGCGGGTGCAAGCGGGATCGACGTTGTGATGCTGATCGTCGCCGCCGACGAAGGCGTGATGCCGCAAACACGGGAACATTTCGAAATCTGCCGTTTGCTCGGGGTCAAACACGGGATCGTCGTTCTAACCAAAAAAGATCTGGTCGATGACGAACTCCTCGAACTTGCCAGCCTCGATGTCCACGAACTCATCGAAGGCTCGTTCCTTGAAACCGCACCCGCGATCGCTGTTTCATCAAAAACCGGTGAGGGCCTCGAAGAGTTGAGGACGCGCCTCGCCCATCTCGCCGGCGAGATCCCGCCTCGAAACATTTGGACAGTTGCGCGGCTTCCGATCGATCGGTCGTTTTCGGTCAAGGGTTTTGGCGCGGTCGCGACGGGAACGCTCGTTTCCGGCGAGATCGTCGAGGGTTCTGAACTGGAGTTGCTTCCCGCGGGCCGCAGAACGCGTGTCCGCGGACTGCAAACTCACGCCAGGCCGGTCAAAACAGCGCACGCCGGTCAGCGGACGGCGGTCAACCTCGGCGGCATCGAATACCTGGAAATCGAACGCGGGATGGTTCTCGCCGAACCTGACGTATTGAGACCGACGCAGATCGTCGACTGTGAGGTCGAGGTGCTGAAGGACGCCGCGCGCCCGCTAAGATCGAGGCAACGTGTCCGCGTTCATATCGGCACCGTCGAGGCGCTCGCCCGCGTGCAGGTTCTCAACGAGGCGAGAGAGATCGCGCCGGGCTCGACCGATTTCGTGCAGCTTCGACTGGAATCGCCGGTGGTCTGTGTGCCGGGCGAACGTTTCATTCTCCGCTTTTACTCGCCGCAGATGACGATCGCCGGCGGCCGTGTTCTCGACAATTCAGCGATCCGCTGCCGATTGGCACAGGTCGAATCGGCGCGCGGCCGGCTTGCACAGTTGGCCCAGGACGACCCGGTTCGAAGGATCAGGATCTACGTCGAGACTGCCGGCGATGCCGGACTCAACTTTCAGGATCTCCAGGCCCGGACCGGTTGGCGGAAGCCGTTCCTTGACGAGGCGATCACCGAAAGTCTCGCAAAGCGTTCAATAATCAAGACCGAATCGGTCTATTTGTCGCGAACGCCGTTTGAAGATCTAAGGTCGCGGACTCTGGCGGCGATCGAGGCTTTTCACCGCCGTGAACCTCTCGCGCGCGGGATGGCGCGCGAGACCCTGCGCGAACGCGTCTTTTCGAGACTGAAACCGGACGTTTTCAAGTCGGTGCTGGCGAGTCTCGAATCAGACCGCAAGATCGTTTCGGAGAAGGACAATGTGCGCGCGGCCGATCATAGTCTCGAGCTTTCGGGCGATGAAGAGATCGTCCGGACGCGTCTCTCGAATATCTTCAAAATCGCGGGACTCGAAGTTCCGAAGTTGGATGAGGCGCTGGTTGAATCCGTGCGCGGCACCCGAATAGACCGTCATCAGGCGCGCAAGGTCTTTCAACTCTTGCTGAACACGGGCGACGTCGTGAAGGTCAACGAAGAATTCTATTTTTCAAAAGCGACCATTGACGGACTCGTTGCAAAGCTGCGCGGATTCGCGGACAAGTCGCCGTCTCGCCTTGTCGATGTCACGCAATTCAAGGATCTCGCCGGCGTTTCGCGCAAGTACGCCATTCCGCTGCTTGAGTATTTCGACCGCGAGAAGATCACGCGCCGCGCGGCCGACAAGCGAATAGTTTCGTAATCGGGGATGTTTTAACTATTATTAAGCAAATGAAGAAGTTTTTGACCGCCGAATGGAAAGACCTCGTGATGGCAAACTACGCCGTCTCGCCTGACCTGCTCGCCGACCGCGTCCCGGAAGGCACGTCGCTCGATTATCACGACGGCAAGCTCTTCGTCAGTCTCGTCGGCTTTATGTTCCTCGACACGCGCGTCCTTGGAATTCCTGTGCCGTTTCATATCAATTTTGAAGAGGTGAACCTGAGATTTTACGTCAAGCGGGAAACGCCCGATGAAGTTCGGCGCGGCGTCGTCTTCGTCAAGGAGATCGTTCCGCGTTTTGCGATCGCGACCGTCGCGCGCGTCCTGTACGGCGAACCTTATGAGTGTTGGAAGATGAGTCATACTCGCACCGAAAGCGAGGTCGGTTACGAATGGAGCAAGAACGGGCGCAACAACGTTCTGTCGGCGGAGATCAATGAAGATCTCGGAGTTCCTTCGGAAGGCTCCGAAGGCGAGTTCATCATCGAACATTACTGGGGCTACACGCGGCGCGGGCCTGGGCGGACCGACGAGTACAAGGTCGAGCACCGTCCGTGGGAGCTTTTCTCGGTCAAGAACGAACGAATCGACGTCGATTTCGGCGCGACGTACGGCGAGAAATTCGCGTTCCTGGCCAATGAAAAACCGCATTCGGTTCTCCTCGCGAAAGGTTCTCCGATTGCGGTTTACAAAGGCGCGAAAATGACGCTTTAGAACGGTCTGATCGGGAGCGGAATGCGACCCGGCAGTCCGGTGAGCGTCTTCAGGAAAATATCGCCGATGCTCTCTTTGGCCTTTCCAACCTCGACGATGTCGAAAGGTTGAAGAATCACATCGTCCCGCTCGCCCTTTTTGATCGTGTCGTAGTTGATTGCGATTACTTCGGGTTGGGCCGAACCCTCTTTGCGGCGAATGACCTTAAGTTCCTTTCTCTTGGCGTCGCGCGTCGTCCCGCTTGCCATCGCCAACGCCTGAAGCAGTCGCAGGCCGCCTTCGGGAATATAGAGTTCGCCGGGTTTGTTGACCTCGCCGACGACATAAACGACAGATGCCTTCTGTACATCGATGATGTCGCCGGGAAAGACTTCCGGATTGATATTCTTCAAACTGCTGAGGCTGTAGAGACGCGACGGAAAGCCGACACCGCGGTCGGCCAGCGTCTTCCAATCTTCATCGGATTCTTCCGAACAAAGCAGCGGCTGCGTCCGTGTAACCTGGATCATCCCGCTCGACTCCTTTGTTTCGCCGCCGGCAAAAGCAAGCAACTCGCGCAAGGTCGCACGACGCGTCAATTGAACCGGACCGGGTTGTCTGACTTCGCCATAGACCGTCACCGGCGGCCGGCTTTTCCTTTCGGACACAAAGACGCTCATTTGTGGGTTTTTAAGATATTTCGAGACATACTTCGCGACCTCGTTTCGGAGTTCATCTTCGGAAAGGCATTTAGCCATAATTCCATCGTTGCTCCCCGGAACCTGGAACTTGCCGTTTTCATCGACCCATCCTTCCCAGCTGAATTCCGTCTCTCCGAGTGTTCTGACCGAGATCCTGTCGCCGGGGCCGATCAAATATCCGCGGTTCGGCGTCGCATTCGGAGTCTGACCGAACGCGAGCGTCGCCGTAAATGTTAATACCAAAAGAAAAAAGCAAAACTTCATAGGAAAACCTCGACTGCCTAGAATAACGTACGCGTCGTTTGGATTCAACCTTTTGTTTTTTCGGTTGTCTGGCATAAACTTGCAGAAGGCAATTGAACCGCGTTTGCGAACTTTTTCCAAATCGGAGACTTCGCCGAAATTCCTAAATGCAGATGAGAGATCAATCAGCGGAGAGATTGTGGTTTTTGCGCCGTCCGGTACAGGTTCTGGCGGACGTTATGGTTCTCTCGGCGGCGTTTCTGATCGCCTATCTGCCGTCATTCAACATCCAGCTCGGCGAGTTTTATTTTCAAACGGCAATCAACCAGCTTCCGTTGGTCGTTTTCGTCCAGTTTTCGTCGCTTTTTCTGGTAGGCGCGTATTCGATCATCTGGCGATACGTTAGTCTTGAAGACATCAAAGCGTTTTCGAAAGCCGCGCTGATTTCCGGTTCGATCCTTCTCGGGTTCAGGTTCCTTCTTTCTTTTACTGATTTTACAAACTGGCAGGTGCCGATCTCGGTGATCCTGATCGACACTGCGCTCGGATTCGGAGGGTTGCTCGGGCTTCGCGTGATTCGTAGATTTTCGTATGAGATCGGCGAAAAACGGCGGTTTACCGGGCCTCGCCGACGTTTGAAACGAAAGGCGACGCTGTTTGTCGGCGCCGGCCGGATCGGTGCGATCGCCGTCAAGGATCTGGCTGGCCGCGCTGACACCGAGTTCGAGGTTCGCGGATTTGTAGACGACGACCGCCGGAAGGTCGGCGGAAGCGTCAACGGCGTGAAAGTCCTCGGAACGACCGACGATCTCGCGCGGCTCGTCGACGAGCTGCACATCGAACAGATCGTGATCGCCATCGACCAGGCGCAGGGCAAAGAGATCCGGCGAATTCTCGACATTTGCCGCGAGATTCCGGTGAAGGCGCGTATCGTTCCGAGCTTGCACGAGATCGTTCACGGGCACGTTCAGGTTTCGCGGATTCGGGATGTCGAGATCGAGGATCTTCTCGGACGCGATCCGGTCGAGCTTGACGATGAGAATCTTCACGGCTTTTTGACCGGCAAAGTGGTGATGGTCACCGGCGCCGGCGGGTCGATCGGGTCGGAACTCGTCAGGCAACTGACACAATTCGGGCCGAAATTGCTCTTGCTCGTCGAGCGCGCCGAGTTTATGCTGTTCCAGATCGAGCGTGAAATGGTCAAGGATTTCGGCGAAACGGACTTCGTTCCCCTGCTCGCGGATGTTTCCGACGAGCATCGCATGCGCGAGATCTTCGCCCAATACGAACCGCAGGTCATCTTTCACGCGGCGGCCCACAAACACGTCCCGCTGATGGAAGCGAATCCGTCGGAAGCCCTGAAGAACAATGTCTTCGCGACGAAACTGATCGGCGAGATCGCCGGCGAGTTCGGCACCAAAGACTTCGTCCTCATTTCGACCGACAAGGCCGTCAATCCGACATCGATAATGGGTGCTTCGAAACGCATCGCCGAGATCGTTCTGCAGGATCTGAACCGCACGTTCGCGACGAACTTTATTGCCGTCCGCTTCGGAAATGTTCTTGGATCCGCCGGGTCGGTCGTCCCGATTTTTCGCGAGCAGATTCGAAAGGGCGAGGCGATCACCGTCACGCATCCCGATATGACGCGGTACTTTATGACGATTCCCGAAGCGTCGCAACTTGTTTTGCAGGCGGGCGCGATCGGAAAGGGCGGCGAGATATTCATCCTCGATATGGGGCAGCCGGTGAAAATTTTGGATCTCGCCGAGGATATGATCCGTCTGTCGGGCCTTGAACCGTACGAAGACATCGACATCGTTTTCACCGGCGTCCGCGGCGGCGAAAAGCTTTTCGAAGAACTGGAGATCACGGGCGAGAATCTGCTCAAGACGCAGCATCCGAAGATCTTCATCGGCAAGATCGCGGCGTACGACGAATCGGAAGTCGGAGAGATACTTTTGAGTTTCAGACAAGCGGTCGCCGAATCTGACGAGGCATCGCTTCGAACGCTTTTCAATCGCGTTTTGCCGGAGGCGTCGATCGCTGAGAAATCAACGACCAGAGCCGGGATCCGACACGATAGAGCGATGTCAACGGCCTCGGGGCCGTATTCCGGCCAAGACAACTGATCCTGTCGCGGATTTTGCAAAACTCGATCAATCGTGTAATTATGGCGAACGTGAACTTCTGCACAAGACACAATTTTGCCGCGCTTTGGCTCGTTGCGTTTTTGCTGAGCGCTCTTTCGATCCCGCCGTTTGCCGTCGCGCCAACGCCGGGTGAGGAAACCGTTTACTGCCCTCTGACCAAGACCTTTCAGCCGGTAAAGGCGAAAGATGTCAAAGCTGACCGAAATCCGCTCGACGAGATCTGTGCCAAGGCTGGCCTGAAGCAACTGTTTGCTGAATCCGTCTTCCGCGCGGCATTTCCTGTCAATTCGCGCAAGAGCATCGATGAATTTGATGATCTCGTCTTCGATTTTCTGAGATCGGGAAAGTCGGCGTTTGACCGGCTACCGAAATCGCCCGACGCGCCTGACGGGACGACTGTCAGGCCCTCGATGTCGATATTGGCCACGGCCGAAACCGGCGGCAAACGACCTCCGGCAACTCTCCCCGATGCTCGATTTGTCTCTCCGGCGAAAATCAACGAAGTAGTTTCTAATCCGGCATTGCGATCTCCGCAGAATCCGGTTCGCACGCTTGATTCCGTTTCGCGCAATATCAATCCGCGTTCCCCGCCTTTCTCCGCCTAACCAGTCACAAACAGATCTTTTGTTAATGCCAATCGTGTCCGCAGACCGATTCGGCACGTTTTTCGATTTGCTCGGCTCAAGGCCCGGACAGACTCAAGCCTGCCTTGTGAAAGAACTGCTAATCGCCTCACGCATTCCGGTCGTGAGCCGAGCAGATCGAAATCCTTTGGCGACGGGGTCAAACCGACCGCGGTCGCGCATTCCGGGTTTCGGCCCACGGAAACCGTTTCGCACGGATTCAGGTGTGGGAGGAATGGCCCGAAGAATCTTGATCAGGAGAAAATGGTGAACAAACTACCTAAATTGCTAATTATTGCAACTGCACTCGCGGCGGCCGTGTTTGGACAGAAGAATACGCCCATCGCAATCAGTTTTCAGGCTGTCGTCGGCAATATGCCGTTCAACTGCCGGGAGAGTTATGGGGGCATCGGCTCAACCGGATCGACGATCACGGTTTCGGACTTTCGGCTCTACGTTCAGGACGTGCGGCTGGTCGACAACAACGGAAATGAAACTCCGGTGCGGTTCGCCAACGACGGAAAATTCCAAACCGAAAGGGTCGCGATGCTCGATTTCGAAAACGGCGAGGGAAACTGTTCGAGCGGAACCAAAGAGATCAACAAATCGATTCGCGGAGAGGTCCCGAAAAGAAAGTACAAAGGGCTCAAACTCATCATCGGTGTTCCCGAAGATCTGAACCACCTAGACCCGACGCTCCAGCCGTCGCCGCTTAACATCAGCAAAATGATGTGGTCATGGCAAATGGGCTATAAGTTCGCACGCATCGATATGCGGACGACGGGGCGGCCTAATGGATACGTCCTCCATCTGGGCAGCACGAACTGCGCAACCGACGCGGCGAGTGGCAAAACCTCTTGCGGAAACGCGAATCGGCCGGAGTTTCTCTTCGAGTTTTTTGATGTTTCGAAAGATTCGGTGATGGTCGATCTGAAGGCGCTTTTCGCTGGGGCGAACGTGGACGTGAACAAGGAAAAGACTGCCGCCGGATGTATGTCTTTCGAGGGCGATTCGGATTGTCTTCCGGTTTTCCGAAACCTGGGGTTGTCGTTCGAGGGCAGTTCGACCGGCAAACAGTCGTTTATGCGGGCGGGACGCGAAAAGGGAGTTGAATCGGAGTAATTCCGTCGCGGAACGCGCCCGCAACGCCGGGTGCGTTCCGCGGAGTCGGACAAGAATATGAGAAATATCAAATTATTTGTGATTCTGGCCGTTGCCGTTTTGTTTTGCCACAATCTCCTCGTCTCAAGTGCGCAGACAAACAAATCCGAGTATGACTGGAAGTTGCCG contains the following coding sequences:
- a CDS encoding VWA domain-containing protein; protein product: MRFFFGFLFGAFISVSALSQIPKQTPVPDDSIKVSTNLIQIDVSATDKDGRAVTDLRAEEFEVYENGKRQDLTNFTFVSTVKTVNESKPSVKPSKNSIPIPPVRLRQEDVRRTYALVVDDLGLNFSSVNAVQKALRDFINNQMKDGDLVAIVRTGAGIGALQSFTNDKRLLMAAVDRIKWNSMGRGGIGPFVPIEPTLREELDGMQKADGSTREVAGVAEEKELLRQFDEFRNDRFSIGTLGSLRYIIRGMSSLPGRKSIILFSEGFALSGEGNRVLDAMRIVADLANRASVVVYTIDPRGVIDPTMANAFDDIRRVVPDSPGAGRFDEGPREKRAADFRESQLSLNFLAAETGGLSIKNQNFFERGLLRVVEDQSSYYLLGYEPDENLFDPKKSKFNRLEVRVTRPGVKVRYRSGFFGITDQTLRNATVAPQQKIISALVSPFEVNEVNLSVYPVFDNDPKRGDLIQALVHIDANDIVFSESNGNRKANFDLIAMTFGTNGTPVDQYSRNYTIEVSERAYRNMLKNGFVYSHTVPIKKNGAYQFRIALRDTVTDKVGSASQFIEVPDVKKRLVMSNLVLDAFSQDEWAKFRAGGSRDESERSVLLDAAVRKFRRDSIIRFDYVIYNPKRSTALESQTRLIHDGKVIFEETPKPVRTSGLKDLSRIESAGGLSIGNSLEPGSYILQVVVFDRSDEKRFTAQFVEFEVVD
- the selB gene encoding selenocysteine-specific translation elongation factor, translated to MATQSEQIRNLIVGTAGHIDHGKTALVKALTGVDADRFPEEKQRGITIDIGFAELELGDVRIGFVDVPGHEKFVKNMLAGASGIDVVMLIVAADEGVMPQTREHFEICRLLGVKHGIVVLTKKDLVDDELLELASLDVHELIEGSFLETAPAIAVSSKTGEGLEELRTRLAHLAGEIPPRNIWTVARLPIDRSFSVKGFGAVATGTLVSGEIVEGSELELLPAGRRTRVRGLQTHARPVKTAHAGQRTAVNLGGIEYLEIERGMVLAEPDVLRPTQIVDCEVEVLKDAARPLRSRQRVRVHIGTVEALARVQVLNEAREIAPGSTDFVQLRLESPVVCVPGERFILRFYSPQMTIAGGRVLDNSAIRCRLAQVESARGRLAQLAQDDPVRRIRIYVETAGDAGLNFQDLQARTGWRKPFLDEAITESLAKRSIIKTESVYLSRTPFEDLRSRTLAAIEAFHRREPLARGMARETLRERVFSRLKPDVFKSVLASLESDRKIVSEKDNVRAADHSLELSGDEEIVRTRLSNIFKIAGLEVPKLDEALVESVRGTRIDRHQARKVFQLLLNTGDVVKVNEEFYFSKATIDGLVAKLRGFADKSPSRLVDVTQFKDLAGVSRKYAIPLLEYFDREKITRRAADKRIVS
- a CDS encoding DUF2071 domain-containing protein; translation: MKKFLTAEWKDLVMANYAVSPDLLADRVPEGTSLDYHDGKLFVSLVGFMFLDTRVLGIPVPFHINFEEVNLRFYVKRETPDEVRRGVVFVKEIVPRFAIATVARVLYGEPYECWKMSHTRTESEVGYEWSKNGRNNVLSAEINEDLGVPSEGSEGEFIIEHYWGYTRRGPGRTDEYKVEHRPWELFSVKNERIDVDFGATYGEKFAFLANEKPHSVLLAKGSPIAVYKGAKMTL
- a CDS encoding SLBB domain-containing protein — translated: MKFCFFLLVLTFTATLAFGQTPNATPNRGYLIGPGDRISVRTLGETEFSWEGWVDENGKFQVPGSNDGIMAKCLSEDELRNEVAKYVSKYLKNPQMSVFVSERKSRPPVTVYGEVRQPGPVQLTRRATLRELLAFAGGETKESSGMIQVTRTQPLLCSEESDEDWKTLADRGVGFPSRLYSLSSLKNINPEVFPGDIIDVQKASVVYVVGEVNKPGELYIPEGGLRLLQALAMASGTTRDAKRKELKVIRRKEGSAQPEVIAINYDTIKKGERDDVILQPFDIVEVGKAKESIGDIFLKTLTGLPGRIPLPIRPF
- a CDS encoding polysaccharide biosynthesis protein, coding for MRDQSAERLWFLRRPVQVLADVMVLSAAFLIAYLPSFNIQLGEFYFQTAINQLPLVVFVQFSSLFLVGAYSIIWRYVSLEDIKAFSKAALISGSILLGFRFLLSFTDFTNWQVPISVILIDTALGFGGLLGLRVIRRFSYEIGEKRRFTGPRRRLKRKATLFVGAGRIGAIAVKDLAGRADTEFEVRGFVDDDRRKVGGSVNGVKVLGTTDDLARLVDELHIEQIVIAIDQAQGKEIRRILDICREIPVKARIVPSLHEIVHGHVQVSRIRDVEIEDLLGRDPVELDDENLHGFLTGKVVMVTGAGGSIGSELVRQLTQFGPKLLLLVERAEFMLFQIEREMVKDFGETDFVPLLADVSDEHRMREIFAQYEPQVIFHAAAHKHVPLMEANPSEALKNNVFATKLIGEIAGEFGTKDFVLISTDKAVNPTSIMGASKRIAEIVLQDLNRTFATNFIAVRFGNVLGSAGSVVPIFREQIRKGEAITVTHPDMTRYFMTIPEASQLVLQAGAIGKGGEIFILDMGQPVKILDLAEDMIRLSGLEPYEDIDIVFTGVRGGEKLFEELEITGENLLKTQHPKIFIGKIAAYDESEVGEILLSFRQAVAESDEASLRTLFNRVLPEASIAEKSTTRAGIRHDRAMSTASGPYSGQDN
- a CDS encoding metallo-mystery pair system four-Cys motif protein; protein product: MNKLPKLLIIATALAAAVFGQKNTPIAISFQAVVGNMPFNCRESYGGIGSTGSTITVSDFRLYVQDVRLVDNNGNETPVRFANDGKFQTERVAMLDFENGEGNCSSGTKEINKSIRGEVPKRKYKGLKLIIGVPEDLNHLDPTLQPSPLNISKMMWSWQMGYKFARIDMRTTGRPNGYVLHLGSTNCATDAASGKTSCGNANRPEFLFEFFDVSKDSVMVDLKALFAGANVDVNKEKTAAGCMSFEGDSDCLPVFRNLGLSFEGSSTGKQSFMRAGREKGVESE